The following coding sequences lie in one Metallumcola ferriviriculae genomic window:
- a CDS encoding LysM peptidoglycan-binding domain-containing M23 family metallopeptidase, with the protein MRRKVIFLLVVILLTAGTEAAFAGQSVTEPQENNFVTEYQVSPGDSLTAIAKRHEMDWELVAAMNNIDNPNKIYPGQQLFLPVMQQDHVVVGHGDTLWAIAQKFEVNVSDLAFENAIENPNALEAGMRLRIPSMPAIPTFLQDEVVPALSSRGATDFFLSWPLIGVITSPYGRRGNDFHHGIDLSGKDSDTILAAAAGKVTFSGWLNSVYGQTVIITHNHKYRTLYAHNRGNLVEKGDRVTVGQPIALQGSSGRATGPHLHLEVYRDGSPVNPLELLP; encoded by the coding sequence ATTTTTGCTTGTTGTCATATTACTGACAGCCGGTACGGAAGCAGCCTTTGCCGGCCAATCAGTGACCGAACCACAGGAAAATAATTTTGTTACTGAATACCAGGTTTCCCCAGGGGATAGCTTGACCGCCATTGCCAAAAGGCATGAAATGGACTGGGAATTAGTGGCGGCCATGAATAATATCGATAACCCCAATAAGATCTATCCCGGCCAGCAGTTGTTTCTGCCGGTAATGCAGCAGGATCATGTTGTTGTCGGGCACGGGGACACTCTTTGGGCCATTGCTCAAAAGTTTGAAGTGAACGTGTCAGACCTGGCTTTTGAAAATGCAATTGAGAATCCGAATGCCCTGGAAGCGGGTATGAGGCTGCGTATTCCTAGTATGCCGGCGATACCTACCTTCTTACAGGATGAGGTGGTACCGGCACTATCGTCCCGGGGCGCAACCGATTTTTTTCTATCCTGGCCTTTAATTGGTGTCATTACCTCGCCCTATGGTCGGCGGGGTAATGACTTTCATCACGGTATAGACCTAAGCGGTAAAGACTCTGATACTATCCTTGCGGCTGCCGCTGGCAAGGTTACATTCTCGGGATGGTTAAACAGCGTCTACGGTCAGACGGTAATTATTACTCACAACCACAAATATCGTACTCTTTATGCACATAACCGGGGGAATCTGGTAGAAAAAGGTGACAGAGTGACAGTGGGGCAGCCGATCGCCCTTCAGGGTTCGTCAGGCAGGGCCACCGGCCCGCATCTACACCTAGAAGTGTACCGCGACGGCAGTCCGGTAAATCCGCTGGAACTTCTCCCGTAA
- a CDS encoding radical SAM protein produces MYRLLFANEQGELRDHPTWGMVGRSGLSFIEPLPEEMIPLPEGATLTLVPFSTPVGIDEQGHFAPLHSSPFDDQERVYQVGALLPQGFTRLLLPGFTGGNESAPLLGYTAVGVMDGQFYVAAAQTDEHHKWHPKFFNTEALPGKVARLSAIFKDNRIIQQLAKCALDYGCFTAQNIFYRRWEAGIPVSPVCNAGCLGCISLQESECCPSPQERIDFVPTSDEAARLMIYHLAGSRGEIISFGQGCEGEPSLQAEVIAKAIEQVRKETSRGTININTNAGYTEGIKKLCSSGLDSMRVSLISAVEECYQAYYRPKNYSLANVKESLSFGAADGVLTSLNLLAFPGFTDTEPELEALISMARETQLSIIQLRNLNIDPGVLFAKIKPDGEPLGMLTAIEILREELPGVTIGSYSKPV; encoded by the coding sequence ATGTACAGGCTTTTATTTGCCAATGAACAAGGTGAACTGCGGGATCATCCCACCTGGGGGATGGTGGGGCGATCGGGTTTGAGCTTTATCGAACCGCTGCCTGAAGAAATGATACCGCTGCCTGAAGGTGCCACTCTTACGCTGGTGCCGTTCAGCACGCCGGTGGGTATTGACGAGCAGGGTCATTTTGCACCCCTGCACAGCAGCCCCTTTGACGACCAAGAACGGGTTTACCAGGTGGGAGCACTGCTTCCTCAGGGTTTTACCCGTTTACTTTTGCCGGGATTTACCGGCGGAAATGAGAGCGCGCCGCTGCTGGGTTATACTGCTGTGGGCGTCATGGATGGTCAATTTTATGTGGCAGCGGCTCAGACGGATGAACACCATAAGTGGCACCCCAAATTTTTTAATACCGAAGCATTGCCCGGCAAAGTAGCTCGGCTGTCGGCAATCTTTAAAGACAACCGAATTATCCAACAATTGGCCAAATGCGCATTGGACTATGGCTGCTTTACCGCCCAGAATATCTTCTACCGCCGTTGGGAAGCGGGTATTCCCGTATCGCCGGTATGCAATGCCGGTTGTCTGGGTTGTATTTCACTGCAGGAAAGCGAATGCTGTCCCTCGCCCCAGGAGAGAATAGACTTTGTTCCTACCAGCGATGAAGCGGCCCGGTTAATGATTTATCACCTTGCCGGTTCCAGGGGTGAGATTATCAGCTTCGGTCAGGGTTGTGAAGGGGAACCTTCACTGCAAGCAGAGGTAATAGCTAAAGCCATTGAGCAGGTGAGAAAGGAAACTTCCCGGGGTACTATCAATATCAACACCAACGCGGGCTATACCGAGGGCATCAAAAAACTTTGCAGCAGCGGATTAGATTCCATGCGGGTAAGCCTAATTTCTGCTGTTGAGGAGTGTTATCAAGCATATTACCGCCCGAAAAATTATTCACTGGCCAATGTAAAGGAATCCCTAAGCTTTGGTGCGGCTGACGGAGTGCTTACTTCATTAAATTTACTCGCATTTCCCGGCTTCACAGATACCGAACCGGAGTTAGAAGCGCTGATTAGTATGGCCAGGGAAACCCAATTATCCATAATTCAGCTGCGCAACCTTAATATCGACCCTGGGGTTCTGTTTGCTAAGATTAAGCCGGATGGCGAACCGCTGGGCATGTTGACGGCCATTGAAATTCTCCGGGAGGAACTGCCCGGCGTGACCATTGGCAGCTATTCCAAGCCGGTATAG
- the rpmE gene encoding 50S ribosomal protein L31, whose translation MKEGIHPKYEKTTIHCACGNEIETKSTEKDIRVEICSACHPFYTGNRSRLVDKGGRVERFKKKYGM comes from the coding sequence ATGAAAGAGGGCATTCATCCCAAATATGAGAAAACTACTATCCATTGTGCTTGCGGTAATGAAATTGAAACTAAGTCCACAGAAAAAGACATCCGGGTAGAAATTTGCTCAGCTTGCCATCCTTTTTACACCGGTAACCGTTCGCGGTTGGTAGACAAAGGCGGGCGTGTTGAGAGGTTTAAAAAGAAATACGGTATGTAA